CCTCGGCCATGCCTCGGCGCCACGGCCTTCCAGCCGACTGAGCAAGGCCGGGTCGAGCCCCGACCGGATGCCCTTGTCATACGCAGGGCGTGCGAGGCTGCGCTGCAGCCAGGCGCAGACCCGCGGACGGTGCTCATAAAACGCCTGCCAGCCGAACTGCATCAAGGTCTGGAAATACGGCAATACCGCAAGGTCCGCCAGGGAGTAACTGCCGCCGGCCAACCACTCCCGGTCGGCGAGTGCACGTTCCATGTCCTGAACAGTGTGGTCATACACGTGCACACCATCGGCGACGTCCGGTGCGTCCAGTCCCTGGTGATAAAGCCGGGTCTGGCGTTCGCGGCGGGCCTTGTCCGGCACCCGCGCGATGAGCGCCTCCGCCTGCTCGGGCGATTTTTCCAGCAGCACGGGCCGCATCAGCAGCGTCCACTGCAGGGAGGCCATCGCAGCGTGCAGTTTCTCGTCGACATGTTTCATCCACAGCCGCATTTCAGCCTTCTCCAGCGCACCGTCCGGCCTGAGCCGCATCGCCGGGAAGGCATCTTCCAGATACTCACAGATAACCGATGATTCGATAATCGGCACGCCGTCGTGCACCAGCGTGGGCACCACGCCCTTGGGGTTCAGCCTCAGGTACTCCGGGCGCAGGTTTTCCTTCTGCGCCAGATCCACCTGATGCGCATGCCAGGCTAGCGCTTTCTCTTCCAGCGCCAAACGCACCTTCTGGGCGCAGGGCGACATGGGATGGGTGTACAGCTCCAGCATGGCGATCTCCTCCAGTTCGACCAAAAGTGTCGCGCTTCAGGCTCCTCGCGGCACGGTCTGCGCTTCTGCAAATTCGTAAATACC
This is a stretch of genomic DNA from Immundisolibacter sp.. It encodes these proteins:
- a CDS encoding glutathione S-transferase family protein; translation: MLELYTHPMSPCAQKVRLALEEKALAWHAHQVDLAQKENLRPEYLRLNPKGVVPTLVHDGVPIIESSVICEYLEDAFPAMRLRPDGALEKAEMRLWMKHVDEKLHAAMASLQWTLLMRPVLLEKSPEQAEALIARVPDKARRERQTRLYHQGLDAPDVADGVHVYDHTVQDMERALADREWLAGGSYSLADLAVLPYFQTLMQFGWQAFYEHRPRVCAWLQRSLARPAYDKGIRSGLDPALLSRLEGRGAEAWPRLQTLLAA